One stretch of Macrotis lagotis isolate mMagLag1 chromosome 7, bilby.v1.9.chrom.fasta, whole genome shotgun sequence DNA includes these proteins:
- the LOC141493022 gene encoding small ribosomal subunit protein eS12-like: MLTLQEVLKTALIHDGLAREAAKALNKRQAHLCVFASNCDEPMYLKLVEALCAEHQINLIKVDDNKKLDVWVGLCKIDREGKPGKVVGCSNFVVKD, translated from the coding sequence ATGTTAACACTACAAGAAGTGCTGAAGACTGCACTCATCCATGATGGCCTAGCTCGTGAAGCTGCCAAAGCCTTGAACAAACGTCAAGCCCATCTTTGTGTTTTTGCTTCCAACTGTGATGAACCTATGTATCTAAAGTTGGTTGAGGCCCTGTGTGCTGAGCACCAAATCAATTTAATCAAGGTTGATGACAACAAGAAGCTGGATGTATGGGTGGGCCTCTGTAAAATTGACAGAGAAGGAAAGCCCGGTAAAGTGGTTGGCTGTAGTAACTTTGTTGTTAAGGACTAG